From one Streptomyces sp. Q6 genomic stretch:
- a CDS encoding helix-turn-helix domain-containing protein has protein sequence MRVLRESDRVTLLLPVAADGDREARALARELDSLADTLPDAPAVRIGAGHQVASPLDAADSCERARLVVRALREREARAARMPAGTAPPPRHAGPDDVAETVTVLTVLDAIGPLWERHGGPVQDMVRADLAAGGELVRSLTAYLDAGGDVPRAAQLLVLHPNTLRYRLRRVRERFGVDLDDPDTRLVVTLAVRLAQAAI, from the coding sequence GTGCGCGTGCTGCGCGAGAGCGACCGCGTCACCCTGCTGCTGCCCGTCGCCGCCGACGGCGACCGGGAGGCGCGGGCCCTCGCCCGTGAACTCGACTCCCTGGCCGACACGCTGCCCGACGCGCCCGCCGTCCGCATCGGCGCCGGGCACCAGGTGGCCTCGCCGCTGGACGCGGCCGACTCCTGCGAGCGGGCCCGGCTCGTCGTGCGCGCGCTGCGTGAACGCGAGGCACGCGCCGCCCGCATGCCCGCCGGCACCGCCCCGCCGCCGCGGCACGCGGGACCGGACGACGTGGCCGAGACCGTCACCGTGCTCACCGTGCTCGACGCGATCGGACCGCTGTGGGAACGGCACGGGGGACCCGTCCAGGACATGGTCCGCGCCGACCTCGCCGCCGGGGGAGAGCTCGTCCGCTCGCTCACCGCCTACCTGGACGCGGGCGGCGACGTCCCCCGCGCCGCACAGCTCCTCGTCCTGCACCCCAACACCCTGCGCTACCGGCTGCGGCGGGTTCGCGAGCGCTTCGGCGTGGACCTCGACGACCCGGACACCCGGCTCGTCGTCACGCTCGCCGTCCGCCTCGCACAGGCCGCGATCTGA
- a CDS encoding GlsB/YeaQ/YmgE family stress response membrane protein, whose protein sequence is MDISGIISAIVIGVIIGVLGRLVIPGRQRIGIIWTILVGIAAAFVGTAVAAAFDVADTNGIDWIELAIQIGLAALGVVGVERAKGRR, encoded by the coding sequence ATGGACATCTCCGGAATCATCAGCGCGATCGTCATCGGCGTGATCATCGGCGTCCTCGGACGACTCGTCATCCCCGGCCGACAGCGCATCGGCATCATCTGGACGATCCTGGTCGGCATCGCGGCCGCCTTCGTCGGAACCGCCGTCGCCGCCGCGTTCGACGTCGCGGACACCAACGGCATCGACTGGATCGAGCTGGCCATCCAGATCGGCCTGGCCGCGCTCGGCGTCGTGGGAGTGGAGCGCGCCAAGGGCCGCCGCTGA
- a CDS encoding GlxA family transcriptional regulator — protein MSDSRLRRVAVLVLEGAKPLDVGIPAQVFTTRASMPYEVRVCGAAAGLVTGGDGLSYAVAHGLEALEWAEIVFIPGYRFPDREDPPKPVVDALVAAHDRGARLAAISTGAFALAATGLLDGRRATTHWHYTRALAARHPHIQVDENVLFVDEGSVLTSAGAASGIDLCLHILRGDLGVAASNHAARRLVAAPYRSGGQAQYVPRSVPEPLGERFAATREWALHRLGEPLTLEILAQHAAVSARTFSRRFVKETGYTPMQWVMRARVDMARELLERSERGVEQIAADVGLGTGANLRLHFQRILGTTPSEYRRTFAQGE, from the coding sequence GTGTCCGACTCTCGCCTGCGCCGCGTCGCCGTCCTCGTGCTCGAAGGGGCCAAGCCGCTCGATGTCGGCATCCCCGCGCAGGTGTTCACGACCCGCGCGAGCATGCCGTACGAGGTGCGGGTGTGCGGCGCGGCCGCCGGGCTCGTGACCGGCGGGGACGGACTCTCGTACGCCGTCGCGCACGGCCTGGAAGCGCTGGAGTGGGCGGAGATCGTCTTCATCCCCGGATACCGCTTCCCGGACCGCGAGGACCCGCCGAAGCCCGTCGTCGACGCGCTGGTCGCCGCCCACGACCGGGGTGCGCGCCTCGCCGCCATCTCGACCGGCGCCTTCGCCCTCGCCGCGACCGGCCTGCTCGACGGCCGCCGCGCCACGACGCACTGGCACTACACCCGCGCCCTCGCCGCGCGGCACCCGCACATCCAGGTCGACGAGAACGTCCTGTTCGTCGACGAGGGCAGCGTCCTGACGTCGGCCGGCGCCGCCTCCGGCATCGACCTGTGCCTGCACATCCTGCGCGGCGACCTCGGCGTCGCCGCCTCCAACCACGCGGCCCGGCGCCTCGTCGCGGCGCCCTACCGCAGCGGCGGCCAGGCCCAGTACGTGCCGCGCAGCGTGCCCGAACCGCTCGGCGAACGGTTCGCGGCCACCCGCGAATGGGCCCTGCACCGGCTCGGCGAACCCCTCACCCTGGAGATCCTCGCCCAGCACGCGGCGGTGTCCGCGCGCACCTTCTCCCGACGGTTCGTCAAAGAGACCGGCTACACGCCGATGCAGTGGGTGATGCGGGCCCGCGTCGACATGGCCCGCGAACTCCTGGAGCGGTCGGAGCGCGGCGTCGAGCAGATCGCGGCCGACGTCGGTCTCGGCACCGGGGCGAACCTGCGCCTCCACTTCCAGCGCATCCTCGGGACCACCCCCAGCGAGTACCGACGCACCTTCGCCCAGGGCGAATAG
- a CDS encoding glycoside hydrolase family 2 protein, which produces MPVPPPPAQPRPEYPRPQFAREAWLNLNGEWEFEIDRADTGLERGLRERALADRITVPFCPESQLSGIGETDFLEAVWYRRTVTVPADWTDARVLLHFGAVDHDTTVWADGVEVARHRGGFTPFTADLGDVAVPGRELTIVVRARDSRHGPQARGKQATWYANSHCHYTRTTGIWQTVWLEPVPRTVALKRPRVTPDLASGSFFLELPLTGSAAGHRVRATLGDARGTVATAEARADLDLVPRLALTVPEDRLRVWSPDDPHLYDLVLEVVGADGEAVDRVTSYAGLRAVSIDGKRFLLNGEPVFQRLVLDQGYYPDGLMTAPSDADLVRDIELGLAAGFNGARLHQKVFEERYLYHADRLGYLVWGEFGDWGCEVGVRDDNQRPDASYVTQWLEAVERDYSHPSVIGWCPLNETYQTLHDRITQLDDVTRAMFLATKQADGTRPVIDASGYAHRVPETDVYDAHCYEQDPTAFAKTMRGLAEDRPFVNSGPEGRAWSVPYRGQPYFCSEFGGIWWDPRAAADVAGSERDESWGYGERPRTEAEFVERFTGLTGVLLDDPDMFGYCYTQLTDVFQERNGVYRFDRGEKADTALLRAAQLRPAAFETPRQP; this is translated from the coding sequence ATGCCCGTCCCGCCCCCTCCGGCTCAGCCCCGACCCGAGTACCCCCGGCCGCAGTTCGCCCGCGAGGCCTGGCTGAATCTCAACGGCGAGTGGGAGTTCGAGATCGACCGCGCCGACACCGGTCTGGAGCGCGGCCTGCGCGAGCGCGCGCTGGCCGACCGGATCACCGTGCCGTTCTGCCCCGAGTCACAGCTCTCGGGGATCGGCGAGACGGACTTCCTGGAGGCCGTCTGGTACCGGCGGACCGTGACGGTTCCGGCCGACTGGACGGACGCCCGGGTGCTGCTGCACTTCGGCGCCGTGGACCACGACACGACCGTGTGGGCGGACGGCGTCGAGGTGGCACGGCACCGCGGCGGGTTCACCCCGTTCACCGCCGACCTCGGTGACGTGGCGGTGCCGGGGCGGGAGTTGACGATCGTGGTACGGGCCCGCGACAGCCGGCACGGCCCGCAGGCGCGCGGCAAGCAGGCCACCTGGTACGCCAACTCGCACTGCCACTACACCCGCACGACGGGCATCTGGCAGACGGTGTGGCTGGAGCCGGTGCCGCGCACGGTGGCCCTGAAGCGGCCGCGCGTCACGCCCGACCTGGCCTCCGGCTCGTTCTTCCTGGAGCTGCCGCTGACCGGCAGCGCCGCCGGACACCGGGTGCGCGCCACGCTCGGCGACGCGCGGGGCACCGTGGCGACCGCCGAGGCGCGCGCCGACCTCGACCTCGTGCCCCGGCTCGCGCTCACCGTGCCCGAGGACCGGCTGCGGGTGTGGTCGCCGGACGACCCGCACCTGTACGACCTCGTGCTCGAGGTCGTCGGCGCGGACGGCGAAGCGGTGGACCGGGTGACGTCCTACGCGGGGCTGCGCGCGGTGTCGATCGACGGGAAGCGGTTCCTGCTGAACGGCGAGCCGGTCTTCCAGCGGCTCGTGCTCGACCAGGGCTACTACCCCGACGGCCTGATGACCGCGCCGAGCGACGCCGACCTCGTCCGGGACATCGAACTCGGCCTGGCCGCGGGCTTCAACGGCGCCCGGCTGCACCAGAAGGTCTTCGAGGAGCGCTACCTCTACCACGCGGACCGGCTCGGCTACCTGGTGTGGGGCGAGTTCGGCGACTGGGGCTGCGAGGTCGGCGTGCGCGACGACAACCAGCGCCCCGACGCCTCGTACGTCACCCAGTGGCTGGAGGCGGTCGAGCGGGACTACTCGCACCCGTCGGTCATCGGCTGGTGCCCGCTCAACGAGACGTACCAGACGCTGCACGACCGCATCACGCAGCTCGACGACGTCACCCGGGCCATGTTCCTCGCGACCAAGCAGGCCGACGGCACCCGGCCCGTCATCGACGCGTCGGGCTACGCGCACCGCGTCCCGGAGACGGACGTGTACGACGCGCACTGCTACGAGCAGGACCCGACGGCGTTCGCGAAGACGATGCGCGGACTCGCCGAGGACAGGCCGTTCGTCAACTCGGGCCCCGAGGGCCGCGCTTGGTCGGTGCCCTACCGCGGACAGCCCTACTTCTGCAGCGAGTTCGGCGGCATCTGGTGGGATCCGCGGGCGGCGGCCGACGTCGCGGGGTCCGAGCGGGACGAGTCGTGGGGCTACGGCGAACGGCCGCGCACCGAGGCGGAGTTCGTCGAGCGGTTCACCGGTCTCACCGGCGTGCTGCTCGACGACCCGGACATGTTCGGCTACTGCTACACGCAGCTCACGGACGTCTTCCAGGAACGCAACGGCGTCTACCGCTTCGACCGCGGCGAGAAGGCCGACACCGCGCTGCTGCGCGCCGCCCAGCTCCGCCCCGCGGCGTTCGAGACACCGCGCCAGCCCTGA
- a CDS encoding SseB family protein, whose protein sequence is MDINGTPVPDPSGDTPSTAQRALSALAENTGDQNALDTLAGSEVLVPVPDEAADEQGPDAPGLALPVIEQPGGEQVVPVFTSELRMTALLPFISQCRPVPLGALAAGWPADLSLTIDAGSPDALTLSGDGVRSLLARS, encoded by the coding sequence ATGGACATCAACGGAACCCCGGTCCCCGACCCGTCGGGCGACACGCCCTCGACCGCTCAGCGGGCGCTGAGCGCGCTGGCCGAGAACACCGGCGACCAGAACGCGCTCGACACCCTGGCGGGCAGCGAGGTGCTCGTACCCGTACCGGACGAGGCCGCCGACGAGCAGGGTCCCGACGCTCCGGGTCTTGCGCTGCCGGTGATCGAGCAGCCGGGCGGCGAGCAGGTCGTGCCGGTGTTCACGTCCGAGCTGCGGATGACGGCTCTGCTGCCCTTCATCTCGCAGTGCCGCCCGGTGCCGCTGGGCGCGCTGGCGGCGGGCTGGCCCGCGGATCTGTCCCTGACCATCGACGCGGGCTCGCCCGACGCCCTGACGCTCAGCGGCGACGGCGTCCGGTCCCTGTTGGCCCGCTCCTAG
- a CDS encoding nitroreductase family protein, which translates to MTETTTDTRAADDRSDEPALFATMSTMRAMRRLRPDPVPDELLDQLVQSAVWGPSGGNMQRYEYVVVTDRAVMAELAPLWRRCVDAYLATTGKYAPEGMDEAAYGRMVAAIEYQRDHFADTPALVIPCYQFPPPRIEAEGLAASAAALGPEATATMAGTQERFMALAEGSCVYPGVQNLLLAARGLGLAANITIWHLMLEEEWKAALGIPADMRTFAAIPVGWPLGRFGPVRRRTVAEVVHRDRW; encoded by the coding sequence ATGACCGAGACGACCACGGACACCCGTGCCGCCGACGACCGGAGCGACGAGCCCGCGCTCTTCGCCACCATGTCCACGATGCGGGCCATGCGCCGCCTGCGCCCCGACCCCGTACCCGACGAACTCCTCGACCAGCTCGTGCAGTCGGCGGTCTGGGGCCCCAGCGGCGGCAACATGCAGCGCTACGAGTACGTGGTCGTCACCGACCGCGCGGTGATGGCCGAACTCGCCCCGCTGTGGCGCCGCTGCGTCGACGCGTACCTGGCCACCACCGGCAAGTACGCGCCCGAGGGCATGGACGAGGCGGCGTACGGGCGGATGGTCGCGGCCATCGAGTACCAGCGCGACCACTTCGCGGACACCCCGGCACTGGTCATCCCCTGCTACCAGTTCCCGCCGCCGCGGATCGAGGCGGAGGGGCTGGCCGCGTCGGCCGCCGCGCTCGGCCCCGAGGCGACGGCCACCATGGCGGGGACCCAGGAACGCTTCATGGCGCTCGCGGAGGGGTCCTGTGTCTACCCGGGGGTGCAGAACCTGCTGCTCGCCGCCCGTGGCCTCGGGCTCGCGGCGAACATCACCATCTGGCACCTGATGCTCGAGGAGGAGTGGAAGGCGGCGCTCGGCATACCCGCCGACATGAGGACGTTCGCGGCGATTCCCGTGGGATGGCCGCTCGGCCGGTTCGGCCCGGTGCGCCGCCGCACCGTCGCCGAGGTCGTGCACCGCGACCGCTGGTAG
- a CDS encoding LacI family DNA-binding transcriptional regulator yields MNSVAARPRIKDVAEYAGVSPKTVSNVINNFEHVSDRTREAVQEAIDALGYRVNMAGRQLRQGRTGMITLAVPELDVAYFSELAKHVMTEADRRGQTVLLHQTGGVRERELAALHGFDAQFTDGVILSPLALHPRDLATRDRRLPVVLLGERPAEGSTDHVAIDNVAAAREATRHLLSRGRRRIAVVGGSVRGRQGTDRLRTEGYREALKEAGVPFDGDLVVPVDAYHWRDGARAAAALMDEGPRPDALLCLNDHLALGSLRSLHERKLRVPGDLDVVGFDDIEASRFSVPSLTTIAPDKREIARAAVALLLDRVEESSAGPLQDHVVGHELIVRESTGA; encoded by the coding sequence ATGAACAGCGTGGCGGCCAGACCCAGGATCAAGGACGTGGCGGAGTACGCGGGTGTCTCGCCCAAGACCGTCTCCAACGTGATCAACAACTTCGAGCACGTCTCCGACCGCACCCGCGAGGCGGTGCAGGAGGCGATCGACGCCCTCGGCTACCGCGTCAACATGGCGGGACGTCAGCTCCGGCAGGGCCGCACCGGCATGATCACCCTCGCCGTGCCGGAACTCGACGTCGCCTACTTCTCCGAGCTGGCCAAGCACGTCATGACGGAGGCCGACCGGCGCGGGCAGACCGTCCTGCTGCACCAGACCGGTGGCGTACGCGAGCGGGAACTCGCCGCGCTGCACGGCTTCGACGCCCAGTTCACCGACGGGGTGATCCTCAGCCCGCTCGCCCTCCACCCCCGCGACCTGGCCACCCGTGACCGCCGGTTGCCCGTGGTCCTGCTCGGCGAGCGCCCCGCCGAGGGCAGCACCGACCACGTGGCCATCGACAACGTCGCGGCCGCGCGCGAGGCCACCCGGCACCTGCTCTCGCGGGGGCGCCGCCGGATCGCCGTCGTCGGCGGCAGCGTACGAGGCCGCCAGGGCACCGACCGGCTGCGCACCGAGGGCTACCGCGAGGCGCTGAAGGAGGCCGGCGTGCCCTTCGACGGCGACCTCGTGGTCCCCGTGGACGCGTACCACTGGAGGGACGGCGCGCGGGCGGCCGCCGCGCTCATGGACGAGGGCCCGCGCCCCGACGCCCTGCTGTGCCTCAACGACCACCTTGCGCTCGGCTCGCTGCGCTCCCTGCACGAACGGAAGCTGCGCGTCCCCGGCGACCTGGACGTGGTCGGCTTCGACGACATCGAGGCATCCCGGTTCAGCGTCCCCAGCCTGACGACGATCGCCCCGGACAAGCGGGAGATCGCCCGCGCCGCCGTGGCGCTGCTGCTCGACCGCGTCGAGGAGTCGTCGGCGGGGCCGCTCCAGGACCACGTGGTCGGGCACGAGCTGATCGTGCGGGAGAGCACGGGAGCCTGA
- a CDS encoding diaminopimelate decarboxylase codes for MTSCDDAPTAPRTAADRVGRVLRHALDHELLGTAQPVAGFLDTEGIRDTVHALHTAFEPVPDVLHTFAVKASSLVPVLRLLADLGMGCEVASPGEMRLALDAGCAPSRIVLDSPAKTREEITEALARGIALNADNFDELDRIDALRPADCASVIGLRVNPQVGGGSIGAMSTATKTSKFGVALRDEGGRERVHQAFAERPWLTRLHAHVGSQGCPLELIAEGIAETYRLAEEINARLGRRQITSLDIGGGLPVNFADDTVRPTYDDYVDALRTAVPGLFEGRYGLVTEFGRSLLAKNGFIAARVEYAKTSGGRRIAVTHAGAQTATRTVLMPGSWPLRVGAFDAHGHPKSGAPEVQDVAGPCCFAGDVVAEARELPPLEEGDFVVLYDTGAYYFSTPWAYNSLPRPGVHGYALDDAAVRCVPVRDAQTLDEIAAESGAHHADGLLGLAPEPVGV; via the coding sequence GTGACCTCCTGCGACGACGCCCCCACCGCCCCCCGCACCGCCGCCGACCGCGTCGGCCGCGTGCTGCGCCACGCCCTCGACCACGAGCTGCTCGGCACGGCCCAGCCCGTCGCCGGCTTCCTCGACACCGAAGGGATCAGGGACACGGTCCACGCCCTGCACACGGCGTTCGAGCCGGTCCCCGACGTGCTGCACACCTTCGCCGTGAAAGCCTCCTCGCTCGTCCCGGTGCTGCGCCTGCTCGCCGACCTCGGCATGGGCTGCGAGGTGGCGAGCCCGGGAGAGATGCGACTCGCCCTCGACGCCGGATGCGCGCCCTCGCGGATCGTCCTCGACTCGCCCGCCAAGACCCGCGAGGAGATCACCGAGGCGCTCGCGCGCGGCATCGCCCTCAACGCCGACAACTTCGACGAGCTGGACCGGATCGACGCCCTGCGGCCCGCCGACTGCGCGTCCGTGATCGGGCTGCGCGTCAATCCGCAGGTCGGCGGGGGCTCCATCGGCGCGATGAGCACCGCGACGAAGACCTCCAAGTTCGGTGTCGCGCTGCGCGACGAGGGCGGCCGCGAGCGCGTGCACCAGGCGTTCGCCGAGCGCCCCTGGCTGACCCGCCTGCACGCCCATGTCGGCTCGCAGGGCTGCCCGTTGGAGCTGATCGCCGAGGGCATCGCCGAGACCTACCGTCTCGCCGAGGAGATCAACGCCCGGCTCGGCAGGCGGCAGATCACGAGCCTCGACATCGGCGGCGGACTCCCCGTCAACTTCGCCGACGACACCGTGCGTCCCACGTACGACGACTACGTCGACGCGCTGCGCACCGCCGTGCCCGGCCTGTTCGAGGGGCGCTACGGCCTGGTCACCGAGTTCGGGCGGTCGCTGCTCGCCAAGAACGGGTTCATCGCCGCCCGCGTCGAGTACGCCAAGACGTCCGGCGGCCGCCGTATCGCCGTGACCCACGCCGGCGCGCAGACCGCGACCCGCACCGTCCTGATGCCCGGTTCCTGGCCGCTGCGCGTCGGCGCCTTCGACGCCCATGGCCACCCCAAGTCCGGTGCGCCCGAAGTGCAGGACGTCGCGGGACCGTGCTGCTTCGCGGGCGACGTCGTCGCCGAGGCGCGCGAGCTGCCGCCGCTGGAGGAGGGCGACTTCGTCGTCCTCTACGACACGGGCGCCTACTACTTCTCCACCCCGTGGGCGTACAACAGCCTGCCCCGCCCGGGAGTTCACGGCTACGCGCTCGACGACGCCGCGGTGCGCTGCGTACCGGTCCGCGACGCGCAGACGCTCGACGAGATCGCGGCGGAGTCCGGCGCCCACCACGCCGACGGACTCCTCGGTCTCGCCCCGGAACCGGTCGGTGTCTGA
- a CDS encoding 50S ribosomal protein bL37 has product MSSKRRRKKRARRKNGANHGSRPQS; this is encoded by the coding sequence ATGTCCTCGAAGCGACGCCGTAAGAAGAGGGCCCGTCGTAAGAACGGCGCGAACCACGGCAGCCGTCCGCAGTCCTGA
- a CDS encoding DNA starvation/stationary phase protection protein: MPLQSTPKYTVPGLTVEQARELIDTLQMRLHTLNDLHLTLKHIHWNVVGPHFIAVHEMIDPQVDKVRAMADDVAERAAALGGVSVGTPGALVAARTWQDYSVGRADAIAHLGALDVVYTGVIEDYRKAVELTGPIDPATEDLLIGQLRDLEQFQWFVRAHLETAGGALSTGGADSEAEAAHRAVQ, encoded by the coding sequence ATGCCGCTCCAGAGCACCCCGAAGTACACCGTCCCCGGCCTCACCGTGGAGCAGGCCAGGGAACTGATCGACACCCTCCAGATGCGTCTCCACACGCTCAACGACCTGCATCTGACGCTGAAGCACATCCACTGGAACGTGGTCGGACCGCACTTCATCGCCGTGCACGAGATGATCGACCCGCAGGTCGACAAGGTCCGCGCGATGGCGGACGACGTGGCGGAGCGGGCCGCGGCGCTCGGCGGGGTCAGCGTGGGCACGCCCGGCGCGCTGGTGGCCGCACGGACGTGGCAGGACTACAGCGTGGGACGCGCCGACGCCATCGCCCACCTCGGAGCGCTCGACGTCGTGTACACCGGCGTGATCGAGGACTACCGCAAGGCGGTCGAGCTGACCGGGCCGATCGACCCGGCGACGGAGGACCTGCTCATCGGGCAGTTGCGCGACCTGGAGCAGTTCCAGTGGTTCGTCCGCGCGCATCTGGAGACCGCGGGCGGCGCGCTGAGCACGGGCGGCGCCGACTCGGAGGCCGAGGCGGCCCACCGGGCCGTCCAGTAG
- a CDS encoding type 1 glutamine amidotransferase domain-containing protein: MSKILFVLTGADQWTLADGTKHPTGFWAEEAVAPYEAFKAAGHEVVVATPGGVVPPLDRGSLAPQFNGGQEGADKVAAALDAFTELQSPLKLADVDLDDYAAVFYPGGHGPMEDLAVDATSGRLLTLALESGKPLGVVCHGPAALLAATGADGTNSFKGYDVAAFTNEEEVQGGLADKAKWLLQDRLTEAGVHVKPAEPWAPHVVVDRNLVTGQNPASSAPLAAELLKKLA; the protein is encoded by the coding sequence ATGTCGAAGATCCTTTTCGTTCTCACCGGCGCCGACCAGTGGACGCTGGCCGACGGCACGAAGCACCCCACCGGCTTCTGGGCGGAGGAGGCCGTGGCCCCGTACGAGGCCTTCAAGGCCGCCGGGCACGAGGTCGTCGTCGCCACCCCCGGCGGTGTCGTACCGCCCCTCGACCGGGGCAGCCTCGCGCCGCAGTTCAACGGCGGCCAGGAGGGCGCGGACAAGGTGGCCGCAGCTCTCGACGCCTTCACCGAGCTCCAGTCGCCCCTGAAGCTGGCGGACGTCGACCTCGACGACTACGCGGCCGTCTTCTACCCCGGCGGCCACGGGCCCATGGAGGACCTCGCCGTCGACGCCACGTCCGGCCGTCTGCTGACCCTCGCGCTGGAGTCCGGCAAGCCGCTCGGCGTGGTCTGCCACGGCCCGGCCGCGCTGCTCGCCGCCACCGGGGCCGACGGCACCAACTCCTTCAAGGGCTACGACGTGGCCGCGTTCACCAACGAGGAGGAGGTCCAGGGCGGCCTGGCCGACAAGGCGAAGTGGCTGCTCCAGGACCGTCTCACCGAGGCCGGCGTCCACGTGAAGCCGGCCGAGCCGTGGGCGCCGCACGTGGTCGTCGACCGCAACCTGGTCACCGGCCAGAACCCCGCGTCCTCCGCGCCGCTCGCCGCCGAACTGCTGAAGAAGCTGGCCTGA
- the gap gene encoding type I glyceraldehyde-3-phosphate dehydrogenase, which translates to MTRIAINGFGRIGRNVLRALLERDSGLEIVAVNDLTEPAALARLLAFDSTAGRLGRPVSVDGDTLVVDGHRIKVLAEREPAKLPWAELGVDLVLEATGRFTSAKAAQAHIDAGARKVLVGAPSDGADVTLAYGVNTEAYDPAAHTIVSNASCTTNALAPLAAVLDELAGIEHGFMTTVHAYTQEQNLQDGPHRDPRRARNAAINIVPTTTGAAKAIGKVLPGLDGKLSGDSIRVPVPVGSIVELNTTVARDVSREEVLAAYRAAADGPLKGILEYSQDALVSSDITGNPASSIFDSELTRVDGRHIKVVAWYDNEWGFSNRVIDTLELLAGR; encoded by the coding sequence ATGACTCGCATCGCCATCAACGGATTCGGCCGCATCGGACGCAACGTGCTGCGCGCCCTGCTCGAGCGCGACAGCGGCCTGGAGATCGTGGCCGTCAACGACCTCACCGAACCCGCCGCCCTCGCCCGGCTGCTGGCCTTCGACTCCACGGCCGGCCGCCTCGGCCGCCCCGTCTCGGTCGACGGCGACACCCTCGTCGTCGACGGCCACCGGATCAAGGTCCTCGCCGAGCGTGAGCCCGCGAAGCTGCCCTGGGCCGAACTCGGCGTCGACCTCGTCCTGGAGGCCACCGGCCGCTTCACCTCGGCGAAGGCCGCGCAGGCCCACATCGACGCGGGTGCGCGCAAGGTCCTGGTCGGCGCGCCGTCCGACGGCGCCGACGTCACGCTCGCCTACGGGGTCAACACCGAGGCGTACGACCCGGCCGCGCACACCATCGTGTCGAACGCCTCCTGCACCACCAACGCGCTCGCGCCGCTGGCCGCCGTCCTCGACGAACTCGCCGGGATCGAGCACGGTTTCATGACCACGGTGCACGCCTACACGCAGGAGCAGAACCTCCAGGACGGGCCGCACCGCGACCCGCGCCGCGCCCGCAACGCCGCCATCAACATCGTGCCGACCACCACCGGCGCGGCCAAGGCGATCGGCAAGGTCCTGCCGGGCCTGGACGGCAAGCTCTCCGGTGACTCCATCCGCGTACCGGTCCCCGTCGGCTCGATCGTCGAGCTGAACACGACGGTCGCCCGCGACGTGAGCCGCGAGGAGGTCCTGGCCGCCTACCGCGCCGCCGCCGACGGCCCCCTCAAGGGCATCCTGGAGTACTCGCAGGACGCGCTCGTCTCCTCCGACATCACCGGCAACCCGGCGTCGTCGATCTTCGACTCGGAGCTGACCCGCGTCGACGGCCGCCACATCAAGGTCGTCGCCTGGTACGACAACGAGTGGGGCTTCTCGAACCGCGTGATCGACACCCTGGAACTCCTCGCCGGACGCTGA
- a CDS encoding ANTAR domain-containing protein, with the protein MGDDAARVVELENQVEQLKRAVHSHAEIDQAMGVVAAVGRIPPAEAWDVLREVSMRSNTRLRSVAGQLIEWARTGELDDGVRGELERQFVLRGAEVAHAAPRRF; encoded by the coding sequence GTGGGGGACGACGCGGCGCGAGTCGTCGAGCTGGAGAACCAGGTCGAGCAGCTGAAGCGGGCTGTGCACTCCCATGCCGAGATCGACCAGGCGATGGGCGTCGTCGCCGCCGTGGGCCGGATCCCTCCCGCCGAGGCGTGGGACGTGCTGCGCGAGGTCTCCATGCGGAGCAACACCCGGCTGCGCTCGGTCGCGGGACAGCTCATCGAGTGGGCCAGGACCGGCGAGCTGGACGACGGCGTCCGCGGTGAGCTGGAGCGCCAGTTCGTCCTGCGCGGGGCCGAGGTGGCGCACGCCGCGCCCCGGCGGTTCTGA